A window of the Candidatus Polarisedimenticolia bacterium genome harbors these coding sequences:
- a CDS encoding UvrD-helicase domain-containing protein: MAGTPTRAQKDAVERDAPDLCVTAGAGSGKTRVLVDRFVRLVLDAGVPPDRILAITFTEKAAAEMKERIAQALEARGGEEWRRAAEFAAVSTIDSFCARILRENALDASVDPRFTVLEELDADRLLEEAVDAVLLARPEVELADLLSRTGIPALPARRGIPDLPKTLCELYKKVRATGKAVDLATLSPPALPEPASANLRSALAEVRRLLEAGTPTPLQFEKGRALLPLVEEVEGVRGSAAEMAAEFARLAARVRLPASQNEPLKVALQGVQNALSERLSERLEEEARPLRALFGELLGELDGVYEARKRAAASLDFADLGWKARALLAGSPAVRRRLARTFRHIFVDEFQDTNPLQKEILDLLRAGNCLFATGDPKQSIYGFRDADVGILARFRREVEPARGHVALADNFRSRPEIVSFANRLFASGLWRPGEIAFEAMAPAGDFSGKSIPSVELLVAEGTSAAEGRRSEAEALAARLEELVEERAVVATRTDAEKAGAPLSYGDVAILFRSTAGMRFYERALADRQIPYFVQKGRGYFQTQEVRDLVNLVRVLDNPRDDAHLAAVLRSPLCGLDEDDLYLLCRRAPGPPPKKLVENLAARADQLPKRSRGRLQAFADLLDRLRMRKGQGPLWMALDEVVSATRLTEAALLHFDGKRRLANLRKVVELVRHWEARGSASLPELVEILEAAAAPEVRESEATIEASGDDVVQLMTVHAAKGLEFPAVVLADLGREERAASHREIFRRDLGLGIPLQDPETGLRGLHPASYAAARRALEESAAQEENRLLYVAVTRAQEHLILSGWRKKGRAASRSWLKAILEALGGEDALRADPALRWEPASRQPSPRARRTSLLERHGEAVAAGAPLPEFPESAAARDEAERLLRRIALPLPPAAETPFLTTTTEIVQHRICPRRYHLRYLLAAPAREPWSRADGGERPGAENQDDEIPADLLGDRVHRILAEAPDSPRVKEILATLSAGDRIVALRQVETFRGSRLGREAAAGAAMKEVPFAIRRNEATIRGQIDLILASPDGGLQLVDYKTSRIAAAEVKEKALDYELQLRIYALAAREILGRRVASACLYFLEPDVVHPVEVTPAALEEAEASIASFFEAHRGRAFPQNPARHCFSCGYLEAYCPDLRGALSGERSGPGRR; this comes from the coding sequence ATGGCGGGGACGCCGACGCGGGCCCAGAAGGACGCCGTCGAGCGCGACGCGCCGGATCTGTGCGTCACGGCGGGCGCCGGCTCCGGAAAGACCCGGGTCCTGGTCGATCGCTTCGTCCGCCTGGTCCTCGACGCCGGCGTGCCGCCCGATCGAATCCTCGCGATCACCTTCACCGAGAAAGCCGCCGCGGAAATGAAGGAGCGCATCGCCCAGGCGCTCGAAGCGCGCGGCGGGGAGGAGTGGCGAAGAGCGGCGGAATTCGCCGCCGTCTCGACGATCGACTCCTTCTGCGCCCGGATCCTCCGCGAGAACGCCCTGGACGCGTCGGTGGATCCCCGCTTCACGGTCCTCGAGGAGCTCGACGCCGACCGTCTCCTGGAGGAGGCCGTCGACGCCGTCCTGCTCGCCAGGCCGGAAGTGGAGCTGGCGGACCTCCTGAGCCGGACGGGGATTCCGGCTCTTCCCGCGCGCCGCGGGATCCCGGACCTGCCGAAGACGCTCTGCGAGCTTTACAAGAAGGTGCGAGCCACCGGGAAGGCCGTCGACCTGGCGACGCTTTCCCCGCCGGCGTTGCCGGAGCCGGCCTCCGCGAATCTCCGGAGCGCCCTCGCCGAGGTTCGCCGGCTGCTCGAGGCCGGGACGCCGACGCCGCTTCAGTTCGAGAAGGGGAGAGCGCTGCTCCCGCTGGTCGAGGAGGTCGAGGGGGTCCGCGGCTCGGCGGCCGAGATGGCCGCGGAATTCGCGCGTCTCGCCGCCCGCGTCCGGCTGCCGGCAAGCCAGAACGAGCCGCTCAAGGTGGCGCTCCAGGGCGTCCAGAACGCCCTGTCGGAACGCCTGTCGGAGCGGCTGGAAGAAGAGGCGCGGCCGTTGCGGGCGCTCTTCGGAGAGCTCCTGGGCGAGCTGGATGGCGTGTACGAGGCGAGAAAGCGCGCGGCCGCGTCGCTCGATTTCGCCGATCTGGGATGGAAAGCGCGCGCCCTGCTCGCCGGATCTCCCGCGGTGCGCCGACGGCTGGCCCGCACGTTCCGGCACATCTTCGTCGACGAGTTCCAGGACACGAATCCGCTCCAAAAAGAGATCCTCGACCTGCTGCGCGCGGGGAATTGTCTCTTTGCGACGGGCGACCCGAAACAGTCGATCTACGGCTTCCGGGACGCCGACGTCGGGATCCTCGCCCGGTTCCGGAGGGAGGTCGAGCCGGCGCGGGGGCACGTCGCGCTGGCCGACAACTTTCGCAGCCGGCCGGAAATCGTCAGCTTCGCCAACCGCCTCTTCGCATCGGGCCTCTGGAGGCCGGGAGAGATCGCCTTCGAAGCGATGGCCCCCGCGGGCGATTTCTCCGGCAAATCGATTCCTTCGGTGGAGCTCCTGGTGGCGGAGGGGACGAGCGCGGCGGAAGGCAGGCGATCCGAGGCGGAAGCGCTAGCAGCGCGCCTCGAGGAGCTGGTGGAGGAACGGGCCGTAGTCGCCACCCGGACGGATGCGGAAAAGGCGGGAGCGCCCCTGTCGTACGGCGACGTCGCGATCCTGTTCCGCAGCACGGCGGGGATGCGGTTTTACGAGCGGGCCCTGGCGGACCGACAGATTCCCTACTTCGTCCAGAAGGGAAGGGGATATTTTCAGACCCAGGAGGTGCGTGATCTGGTGAATCTCGTCCGCGTTCTCGACAACCCGAGGGACGACGCTCACCTCGCCGCGGTGCTGCGCTCGCCCCTGTGCGGACTCGACGAGGACGATCTCTACCTCCTGTGCCGGCGGGCCCCGGGCCCGCCGCCGAAAAAGCTCGTCGAGAATCTCGCCGCGCGCGCCGACCAGCTCCCGAAGAGGAGCCGCGGCCGGCTCCAGGCTTTCGCCGATCTGCTGGACCGGCTCCGGATGCGGAAAGGACAGGGCCCGCTCTGGATGGCCCTCGACGAGGTGGTTTCTGCCACGCGGCTGACCGAGGCGGCGCTCCTGCATTTCGACGGGAAGCGTCGTCTCGCCAACCTCAGGAAAGTGGTCGAGCTGGTGCGACACTGGGAGGCGCGGGGGAGCGCCTCTCTTCCCGAGCTCGTCGAGATCCTCGAAGCCGCCGCGGCTCCGGAAGTCCGCGAATCGGAAGCCACGATCGAAGCGTCCGGGGACGACGTCGTGCAGCTGATGACGGTGCACGCCGCCAAGGGGCTCGAGTTTCCGGCGGTGGTCCTGGCCGATCTCGGCCGCGAGGAGAGGGCCGCAAGCCACCGCGAGATTTTCCGGCGCGACCTGGGCCTGGGAATCCCGCTCCAGGATCCGGAAACCGGCCTCCGCGGCCTCCATCCTGCGAGCTACGCCGCCGCGCGGCGGGCGCTCGAGGAATCGGCGGCCCAGGAGGAAAACCGTCTCCTCTATGTCGCCGTGACCCGCGCCCAGGAGCATTTGATTCTCAGCGGGTGGCGGAAGAAGGGGAGAGCGGCGAGCCGCTCCTGGCTGAAGGCGATCCTCGAAGCCCTGGGCGGCGAGGACGCGCTGCGCGCCGATCCCGCCCTGCGCTGGGAGCCGGCGTCGCGCCAGCCCTCGCCGCGCGCCCGGCGGACTTCGTTGCTGGAGCGGCACGGCGAGGCGGTGGCCGCGGGCGCTCCGCTGCCGGAATTTCCGGAGAGCGCCGCGGCGAGGGACGAGGCGGAGCGGCTCCTCCGGCGGATCGCGCTTCCCCTTCCGCCGGCCGCGGAGACGCCCTTCCTGACGACGACGACCGAAATCGTTCAGCATCGGATCTGCCCGCGCCGCTACCACCTTCGCTATCTGCTGGCGGCGCCCGCCCGGGAGCCTTGGTCGCGCGCCGACGGGGGCGAGCGGCCCGGCGCGGAGAACCAGGACGACGAGATCCCCGCGGACCTTCTGGGAGACCGGGTCCACCGGATTCTCGCCGAGGCGCCCGACTCTCCGAGGGTGAAGGAAATCCTGGCGACGCTCTCGGCGGGCGATCGGATCGTGGCGCTGCGCCAGGTGGAGACTTTCCGCGGCAGTCGCCTGGGGCGGGAGGCCGCCGCCGGAGCGGCGATGAAGGAGGTGCCTTTCGCGATCCGCCGGAACGAGGCGACGATCCGGGGCCAGATCGACCTGATCCTGGCGAGCCCGGACGGAGGGCTGCAGCTGGTCGATTACAAGACGAGCCGGATCGCCGCCGCCGAGGTGAAGGAGAAAGCGCTCGACTACGAGCTGCAGCTCCGGATCTACGCGCTGGCGGCCCGCGAGATCCTGGGACGGCGGGTCGCCTCCGCCTGTCTGTATTTCCTCGAGCCGGACGTGGTCCATCCGGTGGAAGTGACGCCGGCCGCCTTGGAGGAGGCGGAGGCCTCGATCGCCTCCTTCTTCGAAGCGCACCGCGGGCGCGCTTTCCCGCAGAATCCCGCGCGGCACTGCTTCTCGTGCGGCTATCTGGAAGCCTATTGCCCGGATCTTCGGGGCGCTCTTTCGGGGGAAAGATCGGGCCCGGGAAGAAGGTGA
- a CDS encoding threonine/serine dehydratase: MHDWNDYRREAFEAASRSLSGAAHRTPILRCATLSRRAGFDLAFKCENFQKVGAFKFRGAHYMISTLAEPDRTRGVITYSSGNHAQAVALSARRLSVRSVIVMPTDATGLKLAATRDYGAEVLQHGLTPQERKAFAEGVARERGLTMVPPYEDPRILLGQGTVLLEILQQEPGVEVVLVPVGGGGLLGGVCAAARAFRPEIEVYGVEPEVADDWARSIEAGRIVRIASCPTIADGLRSLEPGQVPFPVVQEVVRGILRVKEEEIREAMILLLTRAKIVAEPSGAVATAGALFHGEKFRGRRVVAVISGGNVEPAALAPRSA; this comes from the coding sequence ATGCACGACTGGAACGACTACCGCCGCGAGGCGTTCGAGGCCGCCAGCCGGAGCCTTTCGGGCGCGGCGCACCGCACGCCGATCCTGCGGTGCGCGACGCTGTCGCGGCGCGCCGGCTTCGACTTGGCGTTCAAGTGCGAGAACTTCCAGAAAGTCGGGGCCTTCAAGTTTCGCGGCGCGCATTACATGATTTCCACGCTGGCGGAGCCGGATCGGACGCGCGGGGTCATCACCTATTCCTCGGGAAACCACGCCCAGGCAGTCGCTCTTTCCGCCCGGCGGTTGTCCGTCCGGTCGGTGATCGTCATGCCGACCGACGCCACCGGCCTCAAGCTCGCGGCGACGCGGGACTACGGAGCGGAGGTCCTGCAGCACGGCCTCACCCCTCAGGAGCGAAAGGCCTTCGCCGAAGGGGTGGCGCGCGAGCGCGGACTGACGATGGTGCCGCCCTACGAGGATCCACGCATCCTCCTCGGCCAGGGGACCGTGCTGCTGGAGATCCTCCAGCAGGAGCCCGGCGTGGAAGTGGTGCTGGTGCCGGTGGGCGGAGGCGGACTGCTGGGCGGCGTCTGCGCGGCGGCCCGCGCCTTCCGGCCCGAGATAGAAGTCTACGGCGTCGAGCCGGAGGTGGCGGACGACTGGGCGCGGTCGATCGAGGCCGGCAGAATCGTGCGCATCGCATCTTGTCCGACGATCGCGGACGGCCTCCGGAGCCTCGAGCCGGGACAGGTCCCTTTTCCGGTGGTCCAGGAAGTAGTCCGCGGCATCCTCCGCGTCAAGGAGGAGGAGATTCGCGAGGCGATGATACTCCTGCTCACGCGGGCCAAGATCGTGGCCGAGCCGTCGGGGGCGGTCGCGACGGCTGGTGCCTTGTTCCACGGAGAGAAGTTCCGGGGGCGCCGGGTCGTCGCGGTGATCAGCGGCGGCAACGTGGAGCCGGCGGCCCTGGCGCCGCGGAGCGCTTGA